CGCGACCCGGTCCCCACCTCCTTCGGCAAGGACGCGGTGCTCGTCGGCGCGACGATCCACATCCTCCAGGCGACCGATCCGTCGCAGCTGCTCGAGGACCGCACATGAGCATCACCGCATCGCAGGCGGAACCGCTGCTCGCCATGAACGGCATCACGAAGCGCTTCGGCGCCGTGGAAGCCCTCGTCGACGTCGACTTCACGGTGAACGCGCGCGAGGTCGTGGGCCTCATCGGCGACAACGCCGCCGGAAAGTCCACGCTCGCGAAGATCATCTCCGGGGCGCTGGACCCGACCGACGGCGAGATCCGAATCGCCGGAGAGACGGTCGACATCGGCTCGCCCGCCGACGCGCACGCGCTGGGCATCGCCACCGTCTTCCAGGACCTGGCGGTCTGCGAGAACCTCGACGTGACGGCCAACGTCTTCCTCGGCCGCGAGCTGCGCACCTCGAAGGGCATGCTGCGCGAGGCGGACATGGAGTCGGCGACACGTCAGGCCATCGACGACCTCGGCGCGAGCATCCCCTCCATCCGGGCGCCGCTCAGCACGCTGTCGGGCGGGCAGCGGCAGGCGGTCGCGATCGCGCGCACGCTGATCAGCCAGCCGCGCCTGGTCGTGCTGGACGAGCCCACCGCCTCGCTGAGCGTGGCGCAGACCGCTGACGTGCTCACCCACATCGAGCGCCTGCGCGACCTGGGCCTCGGCGTGATCTTCATCAGTCACAACCTGGGCGACATCCAGGCGGTCTCCGACCGCGTCGAGGTGCTCCGCCACGGCAGGAACAACGGCTCGTTCAGCGGGCCCGAGGTGAAGCACTCCGACCTGATCGCGGCGATCATCGGAACGTCGCGGGGTACACGCCCGGCGGTCTGAGCCGAACACTGGAGTCCGTGCCCTCGGAACGGCTACCGTGGACGCCACGACGATCGGAGGCACGGCGGTGGGCGGATTCGAAGAGCAGACCGAGCCGGTCGAGATGGATCCGATCATGTCGCCGACACTGACCGACGACCAGTGGCTGCGTCTCGTCGCCTCCGGCACCCCGCAGGATGTCGCCGTCGGCGACTACGTCTTCCGCACGGGCGATTCCCGGTACGACCTGATCGCGATCGAATCCGGTGAGGTCGAGGTGCTCCGCGACGCTCTGCCGTGGATGGGCGAGGTCATCATCACGACGATGGGTCCGCGGACCTTCGCCGGCGAGCTGGGACTGCTGAACGGGCAGGGCGCGTTCCTCTCAGCCCGCGTGACGAAGCCGGGCCGGGTGCACCGCGTGACGCGAGCGTCGCTGCGGACGCTGATGAACGAGGACGACGAGCTGTGCGACGTCATCCTGCACGCCCTCTGGGCGCGCCGCGAATCCCTCCGCACGGGACCTGCGGCCATGACGCTGAAGTTCCTGGGCACGACGACGTCGAGCGACTTCCTGGCGCTGCGCCGCTTCGCCGAGCGTCTCGATCTGGTGCACAAGGCAGTGGCTCTGACGCCGGCAGAACTCGGCGATCTGGGCGCTCTCGACACGCACCGTTTCACGATGGACGATCTCCCGGTCGCCTTCATCCAGGGCGAGCCGCTCACGCGCGCGACGCCGGGGCTCGTCGCCGAGCGACTGGGACTCAGCTATCAGGCGCAGGCTGACGAGATCGTCGATCTGGTCGTGGTGGGCGGCGGTCCCGCCGGGCTCGCCGCCGCGATCTACGGCGCCTCCGA
This genomic interval from Microbacterium sp. LWH11-1.2 contains the following:
- a CDS encoding ATP-binding cassette domain-containing protein — encoded protein: MSITASQAEPLLAMNGITKRFGAVEALVDVDFTVNAREVVGLIGDNAAGKSTLAKIISGALDPTDGEIRIAGETVDIGSPADAHALGIATVFQDLAVCENLDVTANVFLGRELRTSKGMLREADMESATRQAIDDLGASIPSIRAPLSTLSGGQRQAVAIARTLISQPRLVVLDEPTASLSVAQTADVLTHIERLRDLGLGVIFISHNLGDIQAVSDRVEVLRHGRNNGSFSGPEVKHSDLIAAIIGTSRGTRPAV